A part of Miscanthus floridulus cultivar M001 chromosome 6, ASM1932011v1, whole genome shotgun sequence genomic DNA contains:
- the LOC136461475 gene encoding glycine-rich RNA-binding protein RZ1A-like, which produces MSDADEYRCFVGSLSWSTTEADLKDAFGKFGHLSGAKVVLDKFSGRSRGFGFVTFDDKKSMEEAIEAMNGMDLDGRNITVERAQPQSSGSRDRDGDRDYSRGGGDRDRYRGDYSHGRDRGRDFGGGRGGGGGDCFKCDKPGHFARECPSDDGGRGDRYGSRDDKYGGSNGSSRYGPDRGGDRYSGSRDGGSRNGGGGDRYNRDKSGPYERPSQGGYRS; this is translated from the exons ATGTCGGATGCGGATGAGTACCGTTGCTTCGTTGGAAGTCTTTCGTggtctactactgaagcagatCTCAAGGACGCATTTGGGAAATTCGGCCATCTATCTGGGGCAAAG GTGGTACTCGATAAGTTTTCTGGTCGATCTCGTGGATTTGGTTTTGTGACTTTTGATGACAAGAAGTCCATGGAAGAAGCAATTGAGGCAATGAATGGAATGGATCTGGATGGAAGGAACATCACTGTTGAAAGAGCTCAGCCTCAGAGTTCAGGCAGCAGGGACCGTGATGGAGATCGAGACTATAGTCGTGGTGGTGGTGATCGTGACCGCTACCGTGGTGACTATAGCCACGGTCGGGACCGTGGTCGTGATTTCGGTGGAGGCCGTGgcggcggaggtggtgattgCTTCAAATGTGACAAGCCTGGACACTTTGCAAGGGAATGCCCCTCTGATGATGGTGGCAGGGGGGATAGGTATGGTAGCAGGGACGACAAGTATGGTGGCAGCAATGGTAGTAGCCGATATGGGCCCGATCGTGGTGGTGATCGCTACTCTGGGAGCCGTGATGGTGGAAGCCGCAATGGTGGAGGCGGTGACCGATACAATCGTGACAAGTCTGGTCCTTATGAACGCCCCAGCCAAGGTGGATACAGATCTTGA
- the LOC136461473 gene encoding serine/threonine-protein kinase STY8-like isoform X1, giving the protein MAPRARPPRVEEDPQNLEEGTGESSPPPWSPRAFNSDLHEVQRKICERLRQTGRHDRTLADPTFNARFARHLERLPPRYLLDLDLDLDNKVDDVLLHWRILDECADPNKRPVFHARFLKYKTVPREDDGIGHSQDSQDHEEPCQKLLEELSLERRKTVDRNDSMSISSRTRDDLKTVLLHEIIFSSIDKPKLLSRLTALLSEVGLNIQEAHVYSTKDGFCLDVFVVDGWKTQETNDLIAAIKETLTHKNASPSNSTNSSTSEKIIDLQQKVGDSEIDLSMLTRGDKIASGSSADLYRGTYKGHDVAIKCLRSKYLSNPSEVEFLQEVLILRGVSHENILQFYGACTKHPNYCIVTEYMPGGNIYDFLHKQSNFLELHEVLRFAIDISKGMDYLHQNNIIHRDLKSANLLLGNDQVVKIADFGVARLGSQEGQMTAETGTYRWMAPEIINHKPYDHKADVFSFAIVLWELATSKVPYDNMTPLQAALGVRQGLRLDIPASVYPRLTKLIRQCWDEDPDVRPTFAEIIIELQDILHHIQAPKGPSRRSRAKMQKKSEG; this is encoded by the exons ATGGCTCCGCGGGCACGGCCGCCGCGTGTTGAGGAGGACCCGCAGAACTTGGAGGAGGGCACAGGCGAGAGCTCCCCACCTCCTTGGTCGCCTCGTGCGTTCAACTCCGACCTCCACGAGGTGCAGAGGAAGATCTGCGAGCGCCTCCGCCAGACGGGGCGGCACGACCGTACGCTCGCAGACCCCACCTTCAACGCCCGCTTCGCCCGCCACCTCGAGAGGTTGCCGCCGAGGTACCtcctcgacctcgacctcgacctcgacAACAAGGTGGATGATGTCCTGCTGCACTGGAGGATCCTCGACGAGTGCGCCGACCCCAACAAGCGACCCGTCTTTCACGCGCGGTTCCTAAAG TATAAGACAGTTCCAAGGGAGGATGACGGCATTGGTCATAGTCAAGATAGTCAAGATCATGAGGAGCCGTGTCAAAAGTTGTTGGAGGAACtcagtttggaaagaagaaagactGTGGACCGAAACGATTCCATGTCTATCTCCTCTAGGACTAG GGACGATTTGAAAACTGTCCTTCTTCATGAGATCATTTTCTCTTCCATCGACAAGCCCAAGCTCCTAAGTCGG CTAACTGCGTTGCTCTCTGAGGTTGGACTGAATATCCAGGAAGCTCATGTTTATTCTACAAAGGATGGTTTTTGTTTGGACGTTTTTGTTGTTGACGGCTGGAAGACACAG GAGACCAATGACCTGATCGCGGCGATTAAGGAGACGTTAACACACAAAAAT GCTTCACCATCTAATTCAACAAATTCTTCTACATCGGAGAAAATAATTGACCTACAACAAAAGGTTGGAGATTCTGAAATTGACTTAAGCATGCTAACAAGGGGGGACAAGATCGCATCTGGATCGTCTGCAGACTT ATATCGAGGAACTTATAAAGGCCATGATGTTGCTATAAAGTGTCTCAGATCTAAATATCTCAGCAATCCTTCAGAAGTTGAGTTCCTGCAGGAAGTACTTATTCTAAG GGGTGTTAGTCATGAAAATATTCTGCAATTTTATGGGGCATGCACGAAACATCCAAACTACTGCATTGTAACAG AATACATGCCTGGAGGGAATATATATGACTTTCTTCACAAGCAAAGTAACTTCTTGGAACTCCATGAAGTTCTAAGATTTGCTATCGATATCTCAAAAGGAATGGATTATCTGCACCAGAATAACATTATACACAGAGATTTGAAGTCTGCAAATCTTCTGCTAGGCAATGACCAA GTTGTAAAGATCGCAGACTTTGGTGTGGCGCGACTTGGAAGTCAGGAGGGGCAGATGACTGCTGAAACTGGAACCTACCGATGGATGGCACCAGAG ATAATTAATCATAAGCCGTATGACCACAAAGCGGATGTATTCAGCTTTGCCATTGTTCTTTGGGAGCTGGCAACTTCAAAG GTCCCATATGACAACATGACACCCTTGCAAGCTGCATTAGGAGTAAGGCAG GGATTGCGCTTGGACATTCCGGCCAGTGTGTACCCAAGATTGACCAAACTAATTCGACAGTGCTGGGATGAAGATCCTGATGTGCGTCCGACTTTTGCAGAGATCATTATAGAACTCCAAGATATTCTACACCATATCCAG GCACCGAAGGGACCCAGTCGTCGTTCTAGAGCAAAGATGCAAAAGAAATCAGAGGGATGA
- the LOC136461473 gene encoding serine/threonine-protein kinase STY46-like isoform X2 translates to MAPRARPPRVEEDPQNLEEGTGESSPPPWSPRAFNSDLHEVQRKICERLRQTGRHDRTLADPTFNARFARHLERLPPRYLLDLDLDLDNKVDDVLLHWRILDECADPNKRPVFHARFLKYKTVPREDDGIGHSQDSQDHEEPCQKLLEELSLERRKTVDRNDSMSISSRTRDDLKTVLLHEIIFSSIDKPKLLSRLTALLSEVGLNIQEAHVYSTKDGFCLDVFVVDGWKTQETNDLIAAIKETLTHKNASPSNSTNSSTSEKIIDLQQKVGDSEIDLSMLTRGDKIASGSSADLYRGTYKGHDVAIKCLRSKYLSNPSEVEFLQEVLILRGVSHENILQFYGACTKHPNYCIVTEYMPGGNIYDFLHKQSNFLELHEVLRFAIDISKGMDYLHQNNIIHRDLKSANLLLGNDQVVKIADFGVARLGSQEGQMTAETGTYRWMAPEVQEFLFPKTTNPLAPLK, encoded by the exons ATGGCTCCGCGGGCACGGCCGCCGCGTGTTGAGGAGGACCCGCAGAACTTGGAGGAGGGCACAGGCGAGAGCTCCCCACCTCCTTGGTCGCCTCGTGCGTTCAACTCCGACCTCCACGAGGTGCAGAGGAAGATCTGCGAGCGCCTCCGCCAGACGGGGCGGCACGACCGTACGCTCGCAGACCCCACCTTCAACGCCCGCTTCGCCCGCCACCTCGAGAGGTTGCCGCCGAGGTACCtcctcgacctcgacctcgacctcgacAACAAGGTGGATGATGTCCTGCTGCACTGGAGGATCCTCGACGAGTGCGCCGACCCCAACAAGCGACCCGTCTTTCACGCGCGGTTCCTAAAG TATAAGACAGTTCCAAGGGAGGATGACGGCATTGGTCATAGTCAAGATAGTCAAGATCATGAGGAGCCGTGTCAAAAGTTGTTGGAGGAACtcagtttggaaagaagaaagactGTGGACCGAAACGATTCCATGTCTATCTCCTCTAGGACTAG GGACGATTTGAAAACTGTCCTTCTTCATGAGATCATTTTCTCTTCCATCGACAAGCCCAAGCTCCTAAGTCGG CTAACTGCGTTGCTCTCTGAGGTTGGACTGAATATCCAGGAAGCTCATGTTTATTCTACAAAGGATGGTTTTTGTTTGGACGTTTTTGTTGTTGACGGCTGGAAGACACAG GAGACCAATGACCTGATCGCGGCGATTAAGGAGACGTTAACACACAAAAAT GCTTCACCATCTAATTCAACAAATTCTTCTACATCGGAGAAAATAATTGACCTACAACAAAAGGTTGGAGATTCTGAAATTGACTTAAGCATGCTAACAAGGGGGGACAAGATCGCATCTGGATCGTCTGCAGACTT ATATCGAGGAACTTATAAAGGCCATGATGTTGCTATAAAGTGTCTCAGATCTAAATATCTCAGCAATCCTTCAGAAGTTGAGTTCCTGCAGGAAGTACTTATTCTAAG GGGTGTTAGTCATGAAAATATTCTGCAATTTTATGGGGCATGCACGAAACATCCAAACTACTGCATTGTAACAG AATACATGCCTGGAGGGAATATATATGACTTTCTTCACAAGCAAAGTAACTTCTTGGAACTCCATGAAGTTCTAAGATTTGCTATCGATATCTCAAAAGGAATGGATTATCTGCACCAGAATAACATTATACACAGAGATTTGAAGTCTGCAAATCTTCTGCTAGGCAATGACCAA GTTGTAAAGATCGCAGACTTTGGTGTGGCGCGACTTGGAAGTCAGGAGGGGCAGATGACTGCTGAAACTGGAACCTACCGATGGATGGCACCAGAG GTGCAGGAATTTCTGTTCCCAAAGACAACAAATCCCCTTGCCCCTCTTAAATAA
- the LOC136457320 gene encoding uncharacterized protein: MAAGPRSTLAACHLFPFPLVLARPCFPVLDAEPPLLLFFFLCFSTAPPHARTSVLLTSPTACGSALPHLARRAATPRSAPRCPRPPWSPIFPARYGTPPPRSRLPVLPSRAAPRCSALTGTAEPLGPALPSPWSSPQPPALPHWTELSRATSSRQAATTAPWSAAALLCLTEPHAAPPRLLHGAIHLRHFLSSVAPPARPQRIAGPPVPSSVTASASAPSAADFPPVAPPLASELIAAPSPSSRGASSPPACS; the protein is encoded by the coding sequence ATGGCCGCTGGGCCACGGTCGACACTGGCTGCCTGTCATCTCTTCCCTTTTCCCCTCGTGCTTGCGCGTCCTTGTTTTCCTGTGCTGGACGCAGAGCCCCCGCTCTTGCTTTTCTTTTTCCTCTGCTTCTCCACAGCTCCACCGCACGCCCGCACCAGCGTTCTCCTCACTTCTCCTACCGCGTGTGGCTCCGCACTGCCTCACCTCGCACGCCGAGCCGCAACGCCCCGCTCGGCACCCCGTTGTCCGCGCCCACCGTGGTCGCCCATCTTCCCGGCCAGGTATGGCACGCCGCCACCTCGCTCTCGGCTCCCCGTGCTGCCGTCCCGCGCAGCTCCGCGCTGCTCCGCGCTCACAGGCACAGCTGAGCCCCTTGGCCCCGCGCTGCCGTCGCCGTGGTCGAGCCCACAACCGCCCGCGCTCCCGCACTGGACCGAGCTCTCGCGCGCTACGTCTTCCCGGCAAGCCGCGACCACCGCGCCCTGGAGCGCCGCCGCTCTCCTCTGTCTCACCGAGCCTCACGCGGCTCCTCCTCGCCTGCTCCATGGTGCCATCCATCTCAGGCATTTCCTCTCCAGCGTAGCTCCACCTGCCAGGCCGCAGCGCATCGCCGGTCCGCCCGTGCCAAGCTCGGTCACCGCCTCCGCGTCTGCACCTAGCGCCGCCGATTTTCCTCCCGTTGCCCCACCTCTAGCGTCGGAGCTCATTGCTGCCCCATCGCCGAGCAGCCGCGGCGCCTCCTCACCGCCGGCGTGTTCTTGA